The segment ATCGGCGGCGGAAGCTCAAGGATCACGTTCCGATTCTAATTTGATACGATAACCAAAAAAGAATGCCATCTGATTTCAGGTGGCATTTTTTATTGCTCTGCCGTGATGAACATCACTACACTTTTGAGATGCCCAAGCTTCCCTTCAAATTTTGGAACCGACATCCCTCCATCGTCGCCGCAGAACTGATCGGGCACACGTTGACGCGATTGCTCGAAGACGGATCAAGGCTTAGCGGACGAATCATCGAAACCGAAGCTTATCACCACAGCGAAGCGGCCTGCCACGCATATCGGTTTGAGAACCGCGAACGGTCCGACCGCGTGGCTCATTTTTTTGGCCCCGCCGGCGTGACCTATGTTTATCTCAACTACGGGATCCACCATTTACTGAACGTCATCACCGGACCGGATGAAGACGGTAGCGCGGTGCTGATTCGCGCGATCGAACCGAAGTCCGGGATCGATAGAATGCGACTCAATCGGGGCAACGTTCGCGACAAAAATCTCTGCAATGGACCCGGGAAACTGACGTCTGCTCTGTCGATCGACTTGAGCCACAACAAGGTCAAGCTTCATCGCGGTGAAGACCAAATCGCATTCTCTCGCCCGAACTTAGACGCGATAGTCGAGCTTTCGGCGGGACCGCGAGTTGGGATTTCGAAAGCAACCGATCTTCCCTGGCGGTTTGCCGAACGGGACAACCCGAACATCAGCAAAGCCAAGGAAAACAGGCTGTTGGTGCCGATTTCAAGCCCGTAGCCGCAACGGCCAAGCGGCCAACACGAGCCTGGTGCGCGCTGTCGGCCTGGTTTCAAGATTCAAGCTTTCAAGCAAGGCAGTCGCTTTCGAGCCACCGTCGAACAACGGCAGCGACGAAAGCTTGCGAGCGACGACTACTTTTCAGACTTGAGGTATTTAGCCAGGAAGGCTTTGAATTCGTCGCCTTCAGGGTCCGTCCGTGAACTGAACCGCCCGACGAGATTTCCCTCGCGATCGATCACGAACTTTTCAAAGTTCCACTTCACCGCACCGGCACCTTTTGGGTTCGTCTTTTGAGCCGTAAGGTATTTGTAAAGCGGATCCGCTTCGTCGCCGTTCACGTTCAACTTCGAAAACATGTCGAATTCAACGCCATAGTTTTCCTGGCAGAACGATTTGATCTCTTCTTCAGTTCCCGGTTCCTGTTTGCCAAACTGGTTGCACGGAAAACCGAGGATCATCAAACCGTCGTCTTTGTGGGCGTCGTAAAGACCTTGCAATTTTTCATACTGGGGCGTCAAACCGCACTTGCTGGCCACGTTGACCATCACGACGACTTTCCCTTTGTACTTTGACAGTTCGACTGGTTCGCCGTCGATGTTGTCGACTTTGAATTGCAACGCCGATTTTGGAGCTTCCGATTCAGTTTCTGATTCAGTCGACGACTTGTTGGCCGCCTTCCATGCTTCGACAAACTCCTGAACTCCGGGTCGTTGCCGAACGGTTGTAGGAACAACCGAAACGACTTTGCTATCCTGACCGATCAGAATGGTCATCGGATGAGCAACATTGAACTTGCGAGAGCCTTCTTTGGGTTCGCTGTTGACGGCGCCAATCTTGCGAATGATCTTGCTGCCAGGATCAGACAAGAGCGGATACTGGATTCCTTCTGCTGCTGCGTACTTGGCCAACACGTCGACTTTGTCGTAGCTAATACCGACCAGTTTCAGTCCTGATTCTTCGATGGCTTTCAAATCGCTTTGCAGCTGAGCCAGTTGCTTGCGACAGAACGGACACCAGTCCGCGGAACGGAAAACGACCAGAGCAACCGGTCCGTCCGCCAACAGTTCGCTCAGCTTATGGCTTGTGCCGTGCTGGTCCTGCAGAGAGAACTCGTCGATTTGCGAGCCGACTTCGGGCCCGTTGGCTTGTTGTGCGCCGGCAATCGCGGGCATCAACATGAGAGCCAAAAAAGAAGACAACAATACTCGACAAATCATCTGGGTTTCCTCGAAAGATAGTGGCGTTTAAACCGGATCGTATGCGATTAAACAACCTTCTGGCAAGCATGTTCCGTGAATGTTGATTTCCTAACTGTCGGTCCCGTCCGGCATTCGCCTCGCAATTTCGGCCAACCGGGTCTTGCGGAGTCTTTGCCGCATGTCTTCCAGCCGGAAAATCATTGCGCTTCGTGATAACGCTGCCAGTATCGGGCGTCCCTTGCCAGCTTGAGCCGATAGCGAAACTGTTTTGCAGAGTATGAAGATCTACACACATCCTGCTTCGTCGACGATTGAGCAGCCGATCCACCGGCCATTGGCGGCGGCTTATGTTTGGCGGGTCTGCGAGAGAGGGCAGCCGGCTATGTAGCGGATCGAGCACGACCCCACGATGCACTTAGTTGAACATCGTATTCACATTGATTAGTTCGGTGATCGAAGTGCGCGGATCAGAAAATCCGGTTTGTGATTGGACCGGGTCCAATCCAGATTTCTCATCCTTCTTGATCGGAAACATCGCAGCCAGGAAACTACAGTACGCCAGCTGAGTTTTTTGATCGGCTGTGACACGAAGAATTGTCGTATCAACGCGGCCCGAGTCTCGTTCGGTAATTTCGACCAGCACGTCCGGTTCGAGCTGCATCAGGATCTCTGCAGCTTCTTTGGGAACCTCGTACTCGGCTCGCACCAGCGACTGAACATTCAGGGCTATATCGCCCAGTACGAATTCTGGCGTTTGCTGAGGTTCGGGCGTCGTAACAAATTGACCAGATTTATTCGGCTGGCTCAAAAGCTGGTTACCGACAGGACGATTTGCTCGCACCGCCTGTTGAATATCCTGGTAAGCAGTCTGTGGCACAACTGGCGGACGGGCCCCGTTCGAAAATTCGGACGATGAGCTAACGGGACGAAAACGGTTCAAGCGATTTGCATTGGACTTGAATGCGTCGCCTGCCGGTGAAGCTTCTGGTGGAACCTGTGAGACACCCACCGGTTCATCAAAGCCAACTCGTGCAATTTCGGGAGTGAACGAAGGCGACGTGGCGGCCCCAACAGCCGAAGACCCGGCTTCGGCTATCGCTTCGTCACCAATAACTGGCTTGGTCACCGAGTGATCGATCGTCACTTTCTGATTTACCCCAACGGAGTACCACCGACTTATGAGGATCAGTGAGACGATGCATCCGAGAAAAATGGCCAACCGCATGTTCGATTCCTTTTGAACAATCTTCGACATGTCCCAGCTTCGCCGCCGCCCTTTAAGTTTGGCACGCAGTCACGATCTGAAACCATTCGAGGACATTGATTATGGAAGAGTCTGAGATTGCAAACAATAGGATGTTGATATCGCTGTCATTCGCCACGCGCGAAATCGCACAACCGGTTTAACATCGCATTGCATTTTATCCAAAATAACCGCTCGACACCGGTTTCAAGACTGAAACTATGTCACCCAAACTGGTCAAATGTTACGCACCTCAGTGGTGCCAACCCAACCAACTATTGGTATAAAGCACCGCAAGCCACCGCAAACCCCTCATTGGGGCGTGGCACAGGAGTTGCTCTCAATAACGGCGTCAAAGTTGACACCGCGTAAGCCCGTGTGGGAAAGAATGAGCTCTAACTTAAATCCAGGCCCTGTTGCTGTCATCGGTGAAGTTCTATTTGATCACTTCTCTGACGGTAATAGAATTGTTGGTGGTGCTCCGTTTAACGTTGCCTGGAACATCGCCGCACTTGGATTGAGACCTGTTTTTATTTCAGGGATTGGGGACGACGCGGAAGCCTCCGAGGTCATTAAGGCCATGCAGCGATGGGATCTTGCAACGCATGGAGTTCAGATACATCCGGCGTTGCCAACGGGGCGTGTTGACGTTTCGTTTGCCGATGATGGCGAGCCTTCTTATGAAATCGCCAGTGATCAAGCCTGGGACGTTCTGAATTTCGACCGTTTCAAAGCGGCTTACGATCAGCCGCCAGGTTCGATCGACATTGTCTATCACGGTTCGCTGGCGTTCCGCAGTCCGGTTAACAGGACGTTTCTGAAAGAGTTCGACCAGACGGTTAACGGTTCGCGATTTGTAGATCTTAACGTTCGCGACCCGTGGTTTGATGAGTCACTCATGCCTGAGATCGTTGGCGGCGCGAAATGGTTGAAGCTCAGCAAAGCGGAGCTCGAACGAATCAGCGGTCAGTCAATTGACGCGAATTCTTTGCAGAGCGTTCGCGACGCCGTCGACCACTTCATTGCCGCAGCAGACTACGACGCACCGCTGGTGTATCTGGTTACGTTTGGCAAGGCAGGCGCGTGCTGGATCGGGGAGGAGGGTGACTTCTTCCAAACGGTGACTCCAACGGATGACTTCGTGGATTCTGTTGGTGCGGGCGACGCGTTCACATCGGCTGCCATCGATGGCGTGGCCAGAAATCTTTCGCCACAACAAATCCTTGCTCACGCAGTCGAGTTCGCTTCCCGGGCGTGCACGATACGAGGCGCGACGACGTTCGACCGGGATCACTACAAGGCTTTTAGCAGCACCAGTCTCTAAAGCGATCGGGTGACATGCCCATGACTAACAAAACCGACGACCACCATACAGGACAAAAAATGATTTCCGAATTGATCAATACGCATTCGCCGCTTGATACAGAACAGGCTGCAGCACCGAAACCAAAAAACGATGGCCTCAAGATCATGATGATCAGTCTTCATGGACTGGTCCGCGGCGATGAAATGGAACTCGGACGCGATGCCGACACTGGCGGACAGGTCAAGTACGTCGTGGAACTGGCTCGCGAACTGGCCGAGAGTCCTGGTGTCCGCGAAGTCGAATTGTTGACGCGTCAAATTCGTGATCCGAACATCGACGAAAGCTACGCGCAGATTGAAGAAGCGCTGGCGGAAAACGCAAAGATCATCCGTATCCCTTTCGGCCCCAAGCGATACCTGAAAAAAGAATCACTGTGGCCCTATCTGGAAATGTTTGTCGACCAAACGCTGCAGCACGTTCGGCGCAACGGCGTTCCGGACATCATCCATGGCCACTACGCCGACGCGGGCTACGCGGGTTCACAATTGGCCAGACTGTTGCACGTACCGTTTATCTTTACGGGCCATTCACTGGGACGGGTCAAGAAACAGCGGCTGTTGGTGAACAAGTCTGGCGAGGAGCAGGAAAAGTCGCTGGAGAAAAAATACAAGCTGAAGACGCGCACCGAAGCCGAAGAAGTTGCACTCGAAACAGCTTCCATGGTCGTCACCAGCACCAATCAGGAAGTCACCGATCAGTACGAGTTGTACGATCACTACGAACCGTCGCGAATGGAAGTCATTCCGCCAGGTGTCGACCTCAAACAGTTCAATCCTGACGGCGACCCAACGCGAATCGGCGAAGTCGCCCAGTCGCTCGATCGTTTTCTGCGGGAACCGGAAAAGCCCATGATCCTGGTCATGGCTCGGCCCGATGAGCGAAAGAACCTTGAGTCGGCTGTCCGTGTCTACGGCGAGAACAAAGACCTTCAGGAGATCGCGAACCTCGTGATGGTGATGGGCACACGAGAGGACATCGAGAAACTGCCTTCGGCTCAACAGTCAATTCTTCGCCGCGTTCTGTTTCTGATCGACAAGTACGATCTGTACGGAAAGGTCGCCTATCCGAAATCGCACAATCCGTCGGACGTCGCAAACTTCTATCGCCTGGCAAAGCAACGCAAAGGCGTATTCGTCAATCCGGCGTTCACCGAACCGTTTGGTTTGACGTTGCTCGAAGCCGGTGCTGTCGGCGTCCCGATCGTTGCGACCAACGACGGCGGGCCGAGAGACATCATTGCGAACTGCCGCAACGGCATGTTGATCGATGTGATGGACGACCAGAGCATCTATCGGGCGCTGAAACTTTCCCTCACCGATCAGGAGCAGTGGCAGGAGTGGTCCGAAAATGGCATCAACAACACGCGGGATTACTACAGTTGGGGCAGTCATGCGAGCAAGTATCTTCGCGACGTCGAAGAGATCTTCAAGTCCGCCCGCTCGCCTCACATTGTTAATCGTCCTGCCCGACGCCTTCCGGAGTTCGATCGTTTGATCATCGCGGACCTCGACAACACAATCACTGGCGACGCAGAATCGTTCGCAGCTTTCAAGCAACTGATTGAAGAAAATGATCACATCGGCTTCGGCGTTACGACGGGCCGGCGTTTGGAAAAAGCAGTAGAGATGATTGACGATTTGGGTTTGCCAAAACCGGATTTATTGGACACCGATTCGGGAACGCAATTGCACTACGGCGAGAGTCTCAATGCCGACCTGAGTTGGAGAAAGTCCATCGGTTTCGCCTGGGATCCAGCTAAAGTTCGTGAGACGCTCGAACCGCTCGAAGGTGTGGATTTGCAAGACAATGTGGAACAGTCGGAATTCAAGATCGGCTACAAGCTTGACCCGAACTGCAAAACGTCTCCCGCCAAGATTCGCAAGCTGCTTCGCGCGGCCGGAGTTCGTGCCAAAGTCATCACATCTTTGGGCACGTTTGTCGATATTATTCCCGTCCGGGGCGGCAGCGATCTGTCGTTGCGTCACGTGCTGTGGAAGTGGAGTTTCACGCCAGAAAACGTTTTGGTGGCCGGAGACTCGGGAAATGACGCTGGCATGCTATTGGGTCGAACCCTCGGCGTGGTCGTCGCCAATCACGGTCCAGAGCTGAATCGGTTGAGAAATCGTCCCAGAATTTATTTCGCCAGCAAGCCTAATGCAGGAGGTATTCTTGAGGGAATCGAGTACTACAACTTCCTCGGAAATATCACCATCCCCAATGATCGTATCGAATAAAGATATCGCATCCGGTACTGTCCCACCTGACGCTGTCGAGCCCGTTAAAAATAATTCGACAGTGGAACTGATCCAACATGATTTCGTCGCAGAGCTTTCGGAAACAGCTTCCGAGATGGAGTTCCGCGCGGCACTCACGTTGAATCGGGTTTGGCCGCGACTGGAAAAAAGCTGGCGGTCATCGTCGCAGGACGTTACCGCTCTACAGCGAGTGTTTTTGGAACGCTTGCAGCGGCATTGGTACGCGCTTTTCGAACGACTGTATTCTCTCTACGGCCAGCGTTTCGATTTTCACTTTCATGTGGAAACGATGTTGGAATCAATCGTGGTGGCGATGTTGCAACGCGACAGTGAGCTGGTCGCGATGGACCAACGACGCGAAGTCGAAGCGGACTGGTTCCAAAGCGAGTCCGTTGTCGGCGCGGCACTTTATGTTGACCTGTTCAGCGGCAATCTTGGGCGGCTGCGTGAGAACATTTCGTACTTCAAACAGCTTGGCGTCACTTACCTTCACCTGATGCCATTGTTCGCATCGCCGGACGGCAAGAGCGACGGTGGTTACGCGATCAGCGACTATCGAGCCGTTGATCCTCGGCTGGGAACCGTT is part of the Mariniblastus fucicola genome and harbors:
- a CDS encoding DNA-3-methyladenine glycosylase — encoded protein: MPKLPFKFWNRHPSIVAAELIGHTLTRLLEDGSRLSGRIIETEAYHHSEAACHAYRFENRERSDRVAHFFGPAGVTYVYLNYGIHHLLNVITGPDEDGSAVLIRAIEPKSGIDRMRLNRGNVRDKNLCNGPGKLTSALSIDLSHNKVKLHRGEDQIAFSRPNLDAIVELSAGPRVGISKATDLPWRFAERDNPNISKAKENRLLVPISSP
- a CDS encoding redoxin domain-containing protein, coding for MICRVLLSSFLALMLMPAIAGAQQANGPEVGSQIDEFSLQDQHGTSHKLSELLADGPVALVVFRSADWCPFCRKQLAQLQSDLKAIEESGLKLVGISYDKVDVLAKYAAAEGIQYPLLSDPGSKIIRKIGAVNSEPKEGSRKFNVAHPMTILIGQDSKVVSVVPTTVRQRPGVQEFVEAWKAANKSSTESETESEAPKSALQFKVDNIDGEPVELSKYKGKVVVMVNVASKCGLTPQYEKLQGLYDAHKDDGLMILGFPCNQFGKQEPGTEEEIKSFCQENYGVEFDMFSKLNVNGDEADPLYKYLTAQKTNPKGAGAVKWNFEKFVIDREGNLVGRFSSRTDPEGDEFKAFLAKYLKSEK
- a CDS encoding PfkB family carbohydrate kinase, with protein sequence MSSNLNPGPVAVIGEVLFDHFSDGNRIVGGAPFNVAWNIAALGLRPVFISGIGDDAEASEVIKAMQRWDLATHGVQIHPALPTGRVDVSFADDGEPSYEIASDQAWDVLNFDRFKAAYDQPPGSIDIVYHGSLAFRSPVNRTFLKEFDQTVNGSRFVDLNVRDPWFDESLMPEIVGGAKWLKLSKAELERISGQSIDANSLQSVRDAVDHFIAAADYDAPLVYLVTFGKAGACWIGEEGDFFQTVTPTDDFVDSVGAGDAFTSAAIDGVARNLSPQQILAHAVEFASRACTIRGATTFDRDHYKAFSSTSL
- a CDS encoding HAD family hydrolase, encoding MISELINTHSPLDTEQAAAPKPKNDGLKIMMISLHGLVRGDEMELGRDADTGGQVKYVVELARELAESPGVREVELLTRQIRDPNIDESYAQIEEALAENAKIIRIPFGPKRYLKKESLWPYLEMFVDQTLQHVRRNGVPDIIHGHYADAGYAGSQLARLLHVPFIFTGHSLGRVKKQRLLVNKSGEEQEKSLEKKYKLKTRTEAEEVALETASMVVTSTNQEVTDQYELYDHYEPSRMEVIPPGVDLKQFNPDGDPTRIGEVAQSLDRFLREPEKPMILVMARPDERKNLESAVRVYGENKDLQEIANLVMVMGTREDIEKLPSAQQSILRRVLFLIDKYDLYGKVAYPKSHNPSDVANFYRLAKQRKGVFVNPAFTEPFGLTLLEAGAVGVPIVATNDGGPRDIIANCRNGMLIDVMDDQSIYRALKLSLTDQEQWQEWSENGINNTRDYYSWGSHASKYLRDVEEIFKSARSPHIVNRPARRLPEFDRLIIADLDNTITGDAESFAAFKQLIEENDHIGFGVTTGRRLEKAVEMIDDLGLPKPDLLDTDSGTQLHYGESLNADLSWRKSIGFAWDPAKVRETLEPLEGVDLQDNVEQSEFKIGYKLDPNCKTSPAKIRKLLRAAGVRAKVITSLGTFVDIIPVRGGSDLSLRHVLWKWSFTPENVLVAGDSGNDAGMLLGRTLGVVVANHGPELNRLRNRPRIYFASKPNAGGILEGIEYYNFLGNITIPNDRIE